The Acidobacteriota bacterium genomic interval CCTGGAAGGTGACGGCGGGCTGCTTCGGGGCGACTGCCGGGGGAAAATCATCGTGGATACGACCACGAACCATTTTGAGGCGGTTCCGGCGTTTTACGAGAGCTGCACGGCGGCGGAAGCAACGTACTTGGAGGCGCCGGTTCTCGGGAGCGTGGTACCGGCCGCGCAGGGGAAACTGACGATACTGGTGAGCGGTTCACCGTCCGGCTTTGAGCGCAGCCGGTCTTTGCTCGAACGCCTGGGCAGTCGAATCTTCTTTCTGGAAAAGCCGACCATGGCCACCCGTATGAAGCTGGTCAACAATCTTGCCCTGGGGTCGTTCATGGTGACGATTGCCGAAGCGCTGGTGGTCGGCGAATCGCTCGGGCTTTCACGGGAGGAAGTGCTGGACATCCTGGCCGCGGGCGGCGGCAATTCCGGTGTGCTCAGGGCCAAAAGGAGCAAACTGATCGACGCCGACTTCTCGCCCCAGTTCGCTGTGGAGGCCATCTACAAAGACCTGGGCTGCCTGCAGGATCTTGCGCGGGACCAGGCCAAACCCTTGTTCATGGGGAGCATGGCCAGGGGGATTTTCGGCCTGGCGCGGGCCAGGGGAATGGCCGAACTGGATTTCTCCGCAGTGCACCGGGTCCTCAGCGAGTCATAGCAAATGCGGCCGGGGCATCACCACCCCGGCCGCGCCGTTTCCACTACCGGATCGATCTACGGCTTCTTGTCTTTGCCCCTGGATTCTTTGGTCTTCCCCTTAGATGCTTTGCGATCACCTTCGGAGCCCTTATCGGCGGCGAACTGCTTCTTACGCTGCTTGTCCTTGCGAGCCTTGACTTCCGTGTTAATGGCCACGAAGTTCTTGCCCTGTTGTCTAATCTTGATAACTTCGTCGGGTGAGTAGCCGTGACGTTCCGAAATGAATCGGAGGTTCACTAGGTTGATGACGTCAGCGTCGGCCAGCCGTATTTCACCCCATTTATTCCGGGCCCGTTTTCGAAA includes:
- a CDS encoding NAD(P)-dependent oxidoreductase, yielding MVRVPIFSSCRPIRQNYSAAHFLSTCDSTIECLPVYRRDDFWFIQGERLRRTLQVNAERSVMKVGFIGLGKLGRAMVNRLLSQGVELTVWNRTREKAAGLAVQVADTPADVASSADTVVLNLFDSDAVGAVLEGDGGLLRGDCRGKIIVDTTTNHFEAVPAFYESCTAAEATYLEAPVLGSVVPAAQGKLTILVSGSPSGFERSRSLLERLGSRIFFLEKPTMATRMKLVNNLALGSFMVTIAEALVVGESLGLSREEVLDILAAGGGNSGVLRAKRSKLIDADFSPQFAVEAIYKDLGCLQDLARDQAKPLFMGSMARGIFGLARARGMAELDFSAVHRVLSES